One stretch of Planococcus sp. PAMC 21323 DNA includes these proteins:
- a CDS encoding carbohydrate kinase, with translation MNQKEVEVLELIRRNPYLSQQEMAERLNMSRPSLANFISNLMRQGKILGRAYVLPEEKTVICIGGANVDRKFLMEQTAQMGTSNPASVSGSVGGVARNVAENLGRLGNSVKLLSIVGNDPEWTLIEEASKSFMSTELTKAVEGLSTGTYTAILEPDGEMILAMADMKIYDSMTPAYLSKNDSALLSAAFLVIDLNCPHETVEYVRKLALANKIPLAVIPVSAPKMDHLSNDLSGISWLILNRDEASKYLKMSIESTEDWHQAVQRLVKQGAESVVITGGKDGAIAGNATGTKHYDSIQIDHVADVTGAGDAFSSAIVHSLLDNQDLDVAIRAGMVNAAKTLESNLTVRQELTAVQLQKELEELQ, from the coding sequence ATGAATCAGAAAGAAGTGGAAGTTCTGGAATTGATCCGTCGAAATCCTTATCTGTCCCAACAGGAAATGGCGGAACGGTTAAATATGTCCAGGCCTTCGCTTGCCAACTTCATCTCAAATTTAATGCGGCAAGGCAAAATTTTGGGGCGCGCATACGTACTGCCAGAAGAAAAAACAGTTATTTGTATCGGCGGGGCAAACGTCGATAGGAAATTCCTTATGGAACAGACAGCGCAAATGGGTACTTCAAATCCGGCATCCGTATCAGGAAGTGTTGGTGGGGTTGCACGAAATGTTGCTGAAAACTTAGGTCGCCTCGGAAATTCTGTTAAGTTATTGTCTATTGTTGGCAATGATCCAGAATGGACTTTGATTGAAGAAGCATCAAAATCGTTTATGTCTACAGAACTCACTAAAGCGGTCGAAGGTCTTTCAACTGGAACCTATACAGCCATTTTAGAACCTGATGGCGAAATGATACTGGCAATGGCAGATATGAAAATTTATGATTCCATGACTCCTGCTTATTTATCGAAAAATGACAGTGCTTTGTTATCTGCTGCTTTTCTTGTGATTGATTTAAACTGCCCTCATGAAACGGTAGAGTATGTGCGCAAATTAGCTTTGGCTAACAAAATACCGCTAGCGGTAATTCCTGTTTCTGCTCCAAAGATGGATCATTTGAGTAATGATTTATCAGGTATCAGTTGGCTGATTTTAAATCGGGATGAAGCAAGCAAATATTTGAAAATGTCTATTGAATCAACAGAGGATTGGCATCAAGCCGTTCAACGACTTGTAAAACAAGGAGCGGAATCAGTTGTTATTACGGGTGGGAAAGACGGTGCAATTGCCGGGAATGCCACGGGCACTAAACATTACGATTCGATACAAATTGACCACGTAGCCGATGTCACAGGAGCTGGAGATGCATTTTCCAGCGCTATAGTCCATAGCCTATTAGACAATCAAGATTTAGACGTGGCTATTCGCGCAGGCATGGTGAATGCAGCAAAAACATTAGAAAGCAATTTGACCGTACGTCAAGAACTGACAGCGGTACAACTACAAAAAGAACTGGAGGAATTACAATGA
- a CDS encoding pseudouridine-5'-phosphate glycosidase has translation MNTMISYSTEVQQALEGKKPIVALESTIISHGMPYPQNVETARIVEQIIRDNGAVPATIAIMDGKIKIGLSEEELELLGNTPGVSKVSRRDIGQVIATKQIGATTVAATMICAELAGIRVFATGGIGGVHRGAETTMDISADLEELSNTGVAVVCAGAKSILDIGLTMEYLETKGVPVIGYQTDVMPAFYTRSSKFDLTFRTDDTNELAKVLKAKWDLGINGGAVIANPIPAEHALEESFINGIIDQAMKEANENGIAGKEVTPFLLGKVKELTEGTSLVANIELVKHNAKVGAELAVAYNKL, from the coding sequence ATGAACACAATGATTTCTTATTCAACTGAAGTACAACAAGCATTAGAGGGCAAAAAACCAATCGTAGCACTGGAGTCAACTATTATTTCTCATGGTATGCCTTACCCACAAAACGTAGAAACTGCTCGTATCGTAGAGCAAATTATCCGTGATAATGGTGCAGTACCTGCAACAATCGCCATTATGGATGGCAAAATTAAAATTGGTTTGTCTGAAGAAGAACTAGAATTACTGGGTAACACACCGGGTGTTTCTAAAGTATCAAGAAGAGATATTGGCCAAGTAATCGCAACTAAACAAATCGGAGCTACAACTGTAGCAGCAACCATGATTTGTGCAGAACTTGCAGGCATTCGCGTTTTTGCTACAGGTGGAATTGGCGGAGTACACAGAGGCGCAGAAACAACGATGGATATTTCGGCAGATTTAGAAGAACTATCAAACACTGGAGTCGCTGTTGTATGTGCGGGAGCAAAATCAATTTTGGATATCGGTTTAACTATGGAATATCTTGAGACGAAAGGTGTACCAGTGATCGGCTATCAAACAGATGTAATGCCAGCATTCTACACACGTTCAAGTAAGTTTGATTTAACTTTCCGTACAGACGACACGAATGAATTGGCAAAAGTGCTGAAAGCAAAATGGGATTTAGGAATTAACGGCGGAGCAGTAATTGCTAACCCAATTCCAGCGGAGCATGCGTTAGAAGAGTCTTTCATTAATGGAATTATTGACCAAGCAATGAAGGAAGCAAATGAAAATGGTATTGCAGGTAAAGAAGTCACACCTTTCCTTTTAGGAAAAGTAAAAGAACTTACTGAAGGAACAAGCTTGGTTGCCAATATTGAGTTAGTGAAGCATAACGCAAAAGTTGGTGCAGAACTAGCTGTAGCTTATAACAAACTTTAA
- a CDS encoding class I SAM-dependent methyltransferase has translation MIDVMKMFKARMYMKRNEPFLFSWHAYVGYELDLFKAFDRPMTKFDVADALQLDKDLLNQWVTVGVSIGHLKEMDRSRYKTWNAWKLPKPKGDNSSGVLLKEMMELHIPTLLSYPDMMRKQNRLHYDEEKHAPTVAETSRLLEVLALPKMAKRLKDTQAEAVLDIGCGEGGYIKKLAERFPNTHFTGIEISPSVTKVAKKLTKNNSNITIENADLWKYKPDQPQDMVMMNNVIHYIDLKKRQELFNELASWLKTKGKLSIITPIAGDTDSPPFANVFNSFFSSFDNLYRLPEREELAEWGDRAGLELLNIQTVIKEGGWYVVHYEKKS, from the coding sequence ATGATAGATGTGATGAAAATGTTTAAAGCAAGAATGTATATGAAACGAAACGAACCATTTTTATTTAGTTGGCATGCATATGTAGGGTACGAACTAGATTTGTTTAAAGCCTTTGATCGACCTATGACAAAGTTTGATGTTGCAGATGCATTACAGCTCGACAAAGACCTATTAAATCAATGGGTCACTGTTGGTGTATCAATTGGTCATTTAAAAGAAATGGACAGAAGTCGCTATAAAACTTGGAATGCATGGAAATTGCCAAAACCTAAAGGTGATAACTCATCAGGCGTGTTATTAAAGGAAATGATGGAATTACATATTCCAACATTGTTAAGCTATCCAGACATGATGCGTAAGCAAAACCGTCTTCACTACGATGAAGAAAAGCATGCACCAACGGTAGCGGAAACAAGCCGATTACTTGAGGTGCTGGCATTGCCTAAAATGGCAAAACGCTTAAAGGATACACAAGCTGAAGCGGTGCTAGATATTGGGTGTGGAGAAGGGGGCTATATTAAAAAGTTAGCTGAACGATTCCCAAATACGCATTTTACTGGAATTGAAATTAGTCCTTCTGTAACAAAAGTCGCTAAAAAACTGACAAAAAACAATAGTAATATCACGATTGAAAATGCAGATCTTTGGAAATACAAACCTGATCAACCACAAGACATGGTCATGATGAATAATGTCATCCACTATATCGACCTCAAAAAAAGACAAGAGCTGTTTAATGAATTGGCTAGTTGGTTAAAAACAAAAGGGAAGTTATCAATCATCACTCCTATTGCGGGAGACACGGATAGTCCGCCTTTTGCAAATGTTTTTAATAGTTTTTTCTCATCATTTGATAATTTGTACCGGTTACCTGAACGTGAAGAGTTAGCAGAATGGGGAGACCGCGCAGGACTAGAGTTACTAAACATCCAAACTGTCATAAAAGAAGGCGGCTGGTACGTCGTTCATTATGAAAAGAAAAGCTGA
- a CDS encoding DUF1128 domain-containing protein, producing MDLSTPSPENVSFMIEEIKAKLRMVNVDAMKAEHFNASQYEDLHDLYKMVATREKFSTSEMQAIATELGSLRK from the coding sequence ATGGACTTATCTACACCTTCTCCAGAAAATGTCAGCTTTATGATTGAAGAAATAAAAGCAAAATTGCGTATGGTCAATGTTGATGCAATGAAAGCTGAACATTTCAACGCTTCTCAATATGAGGACTTACATGACTTATACAAAATGGTTGCAACTCGCGAAAAATTTAGTACAAGTGAAATGCAAGCAATCGCTACTGAACTTGGTTCATTGCGCAAATAA
- a CDS encoding alanine/glycine:cation symporter family protein, whose product MAQVEELLGTISGFVWGPPLLILLVGTGIFLTVRLGLLQIRLLPYALKLVFTKNTDTTSKGDISHFQALSTAMAATVGTGNIVGVATAVILGGPGAIFWMWFSAFFGMATKYGEAVLAVKYRVVDAKGQMAGGPMYYLEHGLKQKWLAVLFAIFGAIAAFGIGNGTQSNSVASVVRDTFSVPTWITGIILTIFTALVLLGGIKSIGRVTAFFVPFMALFYIIAGIIIMILNMELIPAAFGTIFSAAFTGEAAVGGAIGAAIRYGVARGVFSNEAGLGSAPIAAAAAITDLPGRQALVSMTQVLFDTIIICSITGVTIVMSGLYKDESLEGAALTTAAFEQFLGGAGPLVVAIGLIFFASSTIIGWSYYGEKCFQYLFKSPALLIVYRVAFVAMVFVGATVSLDVVWTFSDVMNGLMAFPNLIGLLGLSGVIVLETKRIIAKIKEEKEAKQAGN is encoded by the coding sequence ATGGCACAGGTCGAAGAATTATTGGGTACGATAAGCGGTTTTGTATGGGGACCACCTTTATTGATTTTATTAGTAGGAACAGGAATTTTCTTAACCGTTCGTCTTGGTCTCCTACAGATTCGTTTATTGCCTTATGCATTAAAATTAGTTTTCACTAAAAATACAGACACAACCTCTAAAGGAGATATTAGTCATTTCCAAGCACTTTCAACGGCGATGGCTGCAACAGTCGGTACTGGTAATATTGTCGGTGTCGCAACAGCCGTTATTCTTGGTGGACCAGGTGCTATTTTCTGGATGTGGTTTTCTGCATTCTTCGGGATGGCTACTAAATACGGGGAGGCTGTTCTCGCTGTTAAGTATCGTGTAGTTGATGCTAAAGGCCAAATGGCTGGCGGACCTATGTACTACCTTGAACATGGTCTAAAACAAAAATGGTTAGCGGTATTGTTTGCTATCTTTGGTGCCATCGCTGCTTTTGGTATTGGTAACGGGACGCAGTCAAACTCAGTTGCATCTGTTGTTCGTGATACATTTAGTGTACCTACATGGATTACTGGAATTATCCTAACAATTTTCACTGCCCTTGTTTTACTTGGCGGAATTAAGAGTATCGGACGTGTTACTGCGTTCTTCGTTCCTTTCATGGCATTATTCTACATCATCGCTGGAATTATTATTATGATTCTGAATATGGAATTGATTCCAGCTGCGTTTGGCACAATCTTTAGTGCTGCATTTACAGGTGAAGCTGCAGTCGGTGGTGCTATTGGTGCCGCTATTCGCTACGGTGTCGCACGAGGCGTATTCTCCAACGAAGCTGGACTTGGATCTGCGCCAATCGCGGCTGCGGCTGCAATCACTGATTTACCTGGACGTCAGGCGTTAGTTTCTATGACACAAGTTCTATTTGATACAATCATCATCTGTTCAATTACAGGTGTCACGATCGTAATGTCTGGTCTTTATAAAGATGAATCACTTGAAGGAGCTGCCTTAACAACAGCTGCTTTTGAACAATTTTTAGGTGGTGCTGGTCCACTTGTTGTAGCAATTGGTTTAATTTTCTTCGCATCTTCTACTATTATCGGATGGTCTTATTACGGAGAAAAATGTTTCCAGTATTTATTCAAGAGCCCCGCATTGCTCATTGTGTACCGCGTTGCTTTCGTAGCGATGGTATTCGTGGGTGCAACGGTTTCACTTGATGTTGTATGGACTTTCTCTGATGTAATGAATGGATTAATGGCGTTCCCTAACTTAATCGGACTACTCGGTTTATCAGGTGTCATTGTTCTAGAAACAAAACGCATTATTGCAAAAATCAAAGAAGAAAAAGAAGCAAAACAGGCTGGCAATTGA
- a CDS encoding YtxH domain-containing protein — protein sequence MSQNKLMTGLLVGAAVGVIVSLFDRNTRSDVIEKSKKASDNAKYYASNREELVQAFQHQAERAQNLYSRISEDASYVGSKVNELKEMSPQVKEMALETKEAFMDTKEAVVETKDDVVSAVKEDNPSPNTSLGDNETNSSNNQFGGNTNSENRL from the coding sequence ATGAGTCAAAACAAATTGATGACAGGATTATTAGTAGGAGCAGCGGTGGGAGTAATCGTCTCACTATTTGATCGCAATACAAGAAGTGATGTTATAGAGAAATCTAAAAAAGCGTCAGATAATGCAAAATACTACGCTTCAAATAGAGAGGAATTAGTGCAAGCTTTCCAGCATCAGGCTGAAAGAGCGCAAAATTTATATTCTCGTATTTCTGAAGATGCATCATATGTTGGAAGTAAAGTTAATGAATTAAAAGAAATGTCTCCACAAGTGAAAGAAATGGCTCTTGAAACAAAAGAGGCGTTTATGGATACAAAAGAAGCAGTTGTCGAAACGAAAGATGATGTTGTTTCAGCAGTAAAAGAAGATAACCCATCTCCAAATACCTCTTTAGGAGATAACGAAACAAATAGTTCAAACAATCAATTTGGCGGGAATACAAATTCAGAAAATCGGTTATAG
- a CDS encoding YihY/virulence factor BrkB family protein, with the protein MKNAHQQPTDSEKRAYSTTYDVTKGSGFIKELIQRIKDVDVPGLGAQLAFFFLLSIFPLLIFLVTLLPYLTLSRGEIFSFLEEIIPGTIYILIESTVTEVLTTQNTGLLSFGVLATIWSASLGMNALIKSLNLAYNVKENRPILLARIMSIILTFLLIFILIVALALPIFGEQLGRLIFSFLGLEEGFLSVWDSVRFTIPAIVIFVACAIIYWLAPNVKLNILSVLVGAAFAATGWLLSSYLFSIYVKNFGSFSATYGSIGGIIVLMLWLYVSAMILIIGGQINAVMKERRHLLKKKAT; encoded by the coding sequence ATGAAGAACGCACATCAGCAACCAACTGATAGCGAAAAACGCGCTTATTCAACTACTTATGATGTAACGAAAGGCAGCGGGTTTATAAAAGAATTGATTCAGCGGATTAAAGACGTCGACGTGCCAGGGCTTGGAGCACAGTTGGCGTTTTTTTTCCTCTTATCAATTTTTCCGCTGCTAATTTTCTTAGTAACTTTACTGCCGTACTTAACTTTGTCCCGTGGTGAGATTTTCAGCTTTCTTGAAGAAATAATACCGGGAACAATTTATATATTAATTGAAAGCACAGTGACAGAAGTTTTAACGACACAAAATACAGGCTTGTTATCTTTTGGTGTGTTAGCTACTATTTGGTCGGCTAGTCTCGGGATGAACGCATTGATTAAATCATTGAATCTTGCCTATAATGTTAAAGAAAACCGTCCAATTTTATTGGCCAGAATAATGTCGATTATCTTAACCTTTTTGCTGATTTTTATTTTGATTGTGGCATTGGCATTGCCAATTTTTGGAGAACAACTTGGCAGATTGATATTTTCTTTTTTAGGATTAGAAGAAGGATTTTTATCGGTTTGGGATTCTGTACGCTTTACTATACCGGCAATTGTCATTTTTGTGGCATGCGCGATTATTTATTGGTTGGCTCCAAATGTAAAGCTTAATATATTAAGTGTACTGGTAGGGGCAGCATTTGCAGCAACTGGCTGGTTGTTGAGTTCTTATTTGTTTTCAATTTATGTTAAAAATTTCGGGAGCTTTTCAGCAACCTACGGCAGTATTGGAGGCATTATTGTGTTAATGCTTTGGTTATACGTTTCAGCGATGATTTTAATCATTGGTGGTCAGATCAATGCAGTCATGAAAGAGCGACGGCATTTATTAAAGAAAAAAGCGACGTGA
- a CDS encoding heavy metal translocating P-type ATPase produces MSFIKMHIELIASILSGILIIIAFTLELQQQATVSAIIYILAFGIGGYAKAKYGILKTIEDKQLNVEMLMILAAVGSSIIGYWTEGAILIFIFSLSGALETYTMNKSKNEITSLMKIQPETAWVVKDNQTALVSLGELNTGDSIVVKPGERVPVDGILQKGQTAVDESAISGEALPVSKYKEDELFAGTVNLSGTITMEMTKPSTETLFQKIIDMVQSAQSEKSPSQQFIERFEGRYVKVVIFIFILMLFLPHYLFGWDWNTTFYRAIVLLVVSSPCALVASIMPATLAAISNGAKNGIIFKGGIHLENLSMVQAIAFDKTGTLTRGKPEVTDFVIREGADPQLAMARIAGIESQSNHPLAKAINDFIVSKGIIPVPNLMIKDVPGNGLKAIINKEEFLVGKPKFVGESLAEDFEDNLLEKLANQGKTVTFVLDSEGILAAMALKDTVRDNTKAIIDDLKNVGIYCIMLTGDNRKTAAVIAKETGVDDYIAECLPADKVDELKKLTKKYEYVAMTGDGINDAPALATATTGIAMGQGNDIALETADIILMKNDLSRIAYAIRLSKKMQRIVKQNIFFSVAVIVLLIISNFFQAITLPLGVIGHEGSTILVILNGLRMLNRNV; encoded by the coding sequence ATGTCATTTATTAAAATGCATATCGAATTAATTGCCTCCATATTATCAGGAATATTGATCATCATCGCTTTCACTCTTGAACTACAGCAGCAAGCTACTGTTTCAGCCATTATTTATATTCTGGCTTTTGGAATTGGCGGCTATGCCAAAGCCAAATACGGCATATTGAAAACCATCGAAGATAAACAGTTAAATGTCGAAATGTTAATGATTTTAGCTGCTGTTGGATCTTCTATTATTGGCTATTGGACTGAAGGCGCTATTTTAATTTTCATTTTTTCTTTAAGTGGCGCACTCGAAACATACACGATGAACAAAAGTAAAAATGAAATTACGTCTTTGATGAAAATCCAACCAGAAACTGCATGGGTCGTAAAAGATAATCAAACAGCTCTTGTCTCTTTAGGTGAGCTGAATACTGGAGATTCTATTGTTGTAAAGCCAGGAGAACGAGTTCCTGTAGATGGAATCTTGCAAAAAGGTCAAACCGCAGTGGACGAATCGGCGATTAGCGGTGAGGCACTTCCTGTTTCCAAATATAAAGAAGACGAGCTTTTTGCAGGTACGGTTAACTTATCTGGTACCATCACTATGGAAATGACTAAACCTAGCACTGAAACCTTATTCCAAAAAATTATCGACATGGTTCAATCTGCACAAAGCGAAAAATCACCTTCTCAGCAATTTATCGAACGGTTCGAAGGACGTTATGTAAAAGTTGTTATTTTCATTTTTATTCTTATGTTATTTTTACCTCATTATTTATTTGGCTGGGATTGGAATACAACGTTCTACCGAGCTATTGTTTTGCTAGTCGTATCATCTCCTTGTGCTCTTGTCGCTTCAATTATGCCTGCCACCCTCGCAGCTATTTCGAACGGTGCAAAAAACGGAATTATTTTTAAAGGTGGCATACATTTAGAAAATCTAAGCATGGTCCAAGCCATTGCTTTTGATAAAACCGGAACATTGACACGGGGTAAACCCGAAGTTACTGACTTTGTCATTCGCGAAGGTGCCGATCCACAACTAGCTATGGCACGAATTGCGGGAATCGAATCGCAGTCAAATCATCCTCTAGCAAAAGCAATTAATGACTTTATTGTTTCTAAAGGAATAATCCCAGTGCCTAACCTGATGATTAAAGACGTGCCAGGCAATGGGTTGAAAGCAATCATTAACAAAGAAGAATTTTTGGTAGGGAAACCAAAGTTTGTCGGCGAATCGCTAGCAGAGGATTTTGAAGACAACTTATTGGAAAAGCTAGCTAATCAAGGAAAGACTGTAACATTTGTTCTAGATAGTGAAGGAATACTCGCCGCCATGGCATTAAAAGATACAGTTCGAGACAATACAAAAGCGATAATTGATGACCTAAAAAATGTAGGCATATACTGCATCATGCTGACAGGCGATAATCGCAAAACCGCAGCAGTCATAGCTAAAGAAACCGGTGTAGATGACTATATCGCAGAATGTTTACCTGCCGATAAAGTCGACGAATTGAAAAAACTTACGAAAAAGTATGAGTACGTTGCTATGACAGGAGACGGTATAAATGATGCCCCCGCACTCGCAACTGCAACTACTGGAATTGCGATGGGACAAGGAAATGATATCGCATTAGAGACTGCTGATATCATTTTGATGAAAAATGATTTGTCTCGCATCGCATACGCGATTCGTCTTTCTAAAAAAATGCAGCGAATCGTTAAACAAAATATCTTTTTTTCAGTTGCTGTTATTGTCTTGTTGATCATCTCAAACTTTTTTCAAGCCATTACACTTCCACTCGGTGTCATTGGCCATGAAGGCAGTACGATTTTAGTTATTTTAAACGGTTTACGCATGTTAAACCGCAACGTATAA
- a CDS encoding SE1561 family protein, whose product MGNSITNKEQQVSYMKQRLSMFLEVLDTIEPENTELEDIDRLIAMVDDLDDKMKQFQSRPSEDQ is encoded by the coding sequence ATGGGAAATTCCATTACGAATAAAGAACAGCAAGTTTCTTATATGAAACAACGCTTAAGTATGTTTTTAGAAGTATTAGATACGATTGAGCCTGAAAACACAGAGCTAGAAGATATTGATCGCTTAATCGCAATGGTTGATGATTTAGACGATAAGATGAAACAATTTCAAAGCCGTCCTTCTGAAGATCAATAA
- a CDS encoding OsmC family protein — translation MNFSMNENGFTGHLPFGDLQISSNEEHGFRPYQLLVSSLAICSGGVMRKVFDKMRMSFEDIQIEVKEVVRNDEKAGRVEKVHLHFIITGDIKDEKMPRILELTRKNCSMVQSVQDSIEVVETYEIR, via the coding sequence ATGAATTTTTCGATGAATGAAAATGGATTTACTGGGCATTTGCCTTTTGGAGATCTTCAAATCTCTAGCAATGAAGAACACGGTTTTAGACCTTATCAATTATTGGTGTCTTCACTCGCAATTTGCAGTGGTGGCGTAATGAGAAAAGTGTTTGACAAAATGAGAATGTCTTTTGAGGATATTCAAATTGAAGTTAAAGAAGTTGTCCGTAATGACGAGAAAGCTGGCCGAGTAGAAAAAGTACATTTGCATTTTATTATAACGGGCGATATTAAAGATGAAAAAATGCCTCGTATTTTAGAGCTAACGCGCAAAAATTGCTCGATGGTTCAATCTGTTCAAGATTCGATTGAAGTTGTTGAAACCTACGAAATTCGTTAA